From the genome of Gracilibacillus salitolerans, one region includes:
- a CDS encoding YdiK family protein, with protein sequence MRISPLRSAIFYIALGALFTYIAIQSADETVLNFITIALATFATIDFVVAVRLINLHFRIKKANENKKE encoded by the coding sequence ATGCGTATTTCACCCTTACGTTCTGCCATTTTTTACATTGCATTAGGCGCATTATTTACCTATATCGCAATCCAATCGGCAGATGAGACTGTATTAAATTTTATTACCATTGCATTAGCTACCTTTGCAACAATTGATTTTGTAGTTGCAGTAAGATTAATAAATTTACACTTCCGCATTAAAAAAGCAAATGAGAATAAGAAAGAATAG
- a CDS encoding CPBP family intramembrane glutamic endopeptidase — translation MPRKYIYLIITYVAMQLSSILALPFLPYIEDRDTFSVAWSVMSFAVALVISLIVLRDEMQDFFQAREKKVWTIILWSFLGFILVMISQYVAIAIETFVFGIQPGSENTMDLMNVARQAPIFIVIISVFGPILEELVFRKAIFGSLYKRMNFFLAALLSGVIFAAVHMDFEHILTYTAVGMVFSFLYVETKRIIVPIIAHMSINTFAVIAQLSVDPEELERQLEQMEQLMMILIGG, via the coding sequence TTGCCAAGAAAATATATTTATTTGATCATAACGTATGTTGCAATGCAGCTTTCCAGTATATTAGCATTGCCGTTTCTGCCATATATTGAAGATCGAGATACTTTCTCCGTCGCATGGTCAGTCATGAGTTTCGCAGTGGCACTCGTTATTTCTCTGATTGTATTACGTGATGAAATGCAGGATTTCTTTCAAGCAAGGGAGAAAAAAGTCTGGACAATTATATTGTGGTCATTTCTTGGTTTTATTTTAGTCATGATTTCACAATATGTCGCGATTGCTATTGAAACATTTGTATTTGGCATACAGCCTGGTTCTGAAAATACGATGGACTTAATGAATGTTGCACGACAAGCACCAATTTTTATCGTAATTATTTCCGTGTTCGGACCTATTTTAGAAGAACTCGTGTTTCGAAAAGCTATTTTTGGGTCACTTTATAAAAGAATGAATTTCTTTTTGGCCGCACTGTTATCTGGTGTGATTTTTGCAGCTGTTCATATGGATTTCGAACACATTTTAACTTACACAGCAGTAGGAATGGTATTTTCTTTCTTATATGTAGAGACAAAACGTATTATTGTTCCCATTATTGCGCACATGTCAATTAATACTTTCGCTGTGATTGCACAGTTATCGGTGGATCCAGAAGAACTTGAACGACAATTGGAGCAAATGGAACAATTAATGATGATTCTTATTGGAGGATAA
- the groES gene encoding co-chaperone GroES has protein sequence MLKPLGDRVVIELVAQEEKTASGIVLPDSAKEKPQEGKVVAVGSGRVTDNGEKVALEVEEGNTIIFSKFAGTEVKYEGKEYLILRESDILAVVS, from the coding sequence ATGCTTAAACCATTAGGTGATCGTGTCGTTATTGAGCTTGTAGCACAAGAAGAAAAAACAGCGAGTGGAATTGTTCTTCCAGATTCTGCGAAGGAAAAACCACAAGAAGGAAAGGTTGTAGCTGTTGGTTCTGGTCGTGTAACAGACAATGGTGAGAAAGTGGCACTTGAAGTTGAAGAAGGAAACACTATTATTTTCTCTAAATTTGCTGGTACAGAAGTGAAATATGAAGGTAAAGAATACTTAATTCTTCGTGAGAGTGACATTTTAGCAGTAGTAAGCTAA